One Plutella xylostella chromosome 31, ilPluXylo3.1, whole genome shotgun sequence genomic region harbors:
- the LOC105397750 gene encoding zinc finger protein 37, giving the protein MAMTFLQTSNCLVCNLFIVVQPPSNGDDPLGVKNSIDVFSKDSIVPSGQQLLVTLQEVVCRKINKTDSKSTLICRKCYKTCCEYDNLQKRLRDIKSEMAMQYSSRKISNTVSQVSKKSEGQGQAKVVVAASKLKPLPANYVILNRGSLGKPVSQSIQLKLPNTTNTVLIPAATTPVATHPMNTLKNTHPKPKITINSPLLLSPVKKTTSLVDEIAEISEVTNGGFSMPIINSENSAGDELNDLAELVLKKGDGGDKADEDDAENNDELPMEIDEDCTNSAAKEKSGTDYNSVFAEHIKKNNIQNKSADMQVINIQRESDSRSNSENENENDENENENEQEVEVEILEEDVDEDTIVMSDSNGSFLRVVMGQELYGDDEIFIVPQNGEQNDSNDESQIELQVSGDEETANAIIAAAKEQGGAFIKVQSGEMFRVKSVQSKVEDDPLVERPLSTIELVERDGSLYKCVLCENAKKNKDENDDTTEDNSSSQDSNPGFSTKKPDSIVEHMKQIHNSRVYVCADCGIVIRKRAEYNKHIATHSGASQPQKKQHECDICHKRCGSRNLLIEHMNYHKGNKPYCCEECGKRFSSKYTYQAHLKTHMDRPRPFKCKQCSKAFFTQQNLAQHEKTHWGVKDFICKVCGKAFGTQHNLEVHGVVHSGLKPFACGVCGKAFARKAEIRDHIRTHTGERPFACNICGATFSQRSNLTSHARATHTGDKRHKCETCGKTFKRRRLLDYHTKAAHTGERPYQCEVCRATFVYPEHYKKHIRIHTGEKPYVCEVCGKSFNTRDNRNAHRFVHSDKKPYECLVCAQGFMRKPLLLAHMNASGHMTESIVVNQPRVSQEENDSFRIPALEENPLELENEDSQNEDISKVFIQGENKIIVQGAPESDDSTLLSLAQNLVEGSGKIDASILESITTADLEKGTQIVANDENGATVRLVQIQLADGGTGWIAIN; this is encoded by the exons ATGGCAATGACCTTTCTACAGACATCAAATTGCCTCGTCTGCAATTTGTTCATCGTGGTCCAGCCACCTTCAAATGGAGATGATCCCCTGGGTGTGAAAAATAGCATTGATGTCTTTAGTAAAGat TCAATTGTTCCATCCGGACAGCAACTTTTGGTTACCCTACAAGAGGTAGTATGTCGGAAAATCAACAAGACTGATTCAAAATCAACATTGATATGccgaaaatgttacaaaacATGCTGCGAATATGATAACTTGCAGAAAAG attaaGAGACATAAAATCCGAAATGGCCATGCAATACTCAAGTCGCAAAATCTCTAACACCGTGAGTCAAGTCAGTAAGAAGTCAGAAGGTCAAGGTCAGGCGAAGGTGGTAGTCGCAGCTTCGAAACTAAAGCCTTTACCAGCCAATTATGTCATCTTGAATAGAGGCAGTCTGGGTAAACCG GTATCTCAATCAATCCAGCTAAAACTACCAAACACGACCAACACAGTCTTAATACCAGCGGCCACGACTCCCGTAGCAACCCATCCTATGAACACACTCAAAAATACCCATCCAAAACCGAAAATAACTATCAACAGTCCGCTACTTCTGTCTCCGGTTAAAAAAACCACATCATTAGTCGATGAAATAGCTGAAATATCAGAAGTTACCAATGGGGGGTTTTCAATGCCGATAATAAATAGTGAAAATTCTGCAGGGGATGAGTTGAATGATTTAGCTGAACTGGTTTTGAAAAAAGGTGACGGTGGTGATAAGGCTGATGAGGATGATGCGGAGAATAATGATGAATTGCCCATGGAGATTGATGAAG ATTGCACTAATTCAGCAGCAAAAGAGAAAAGTGGAACTGATTACAACTCGGTTTTTGCTGAGCATATTAAAAAG AACAACATACAAAACAAATCAGCAGATATGCAAGTGATCAACATACAGAGAGAGTCGGACAGTCGAAGCAACTCCGAGAATGAGAATGAAAATGACGAGAACGAGAATGAGAATGAACAGGAAGTGGAGGTGGAGATATTGGAAGAGGATGTGGATGAGG ATACAATAGTGATGTCTGATTCCAACGGCTCGTTTCTCCGCGTAGTGATGGGACAAGAGTTGTACGGGGACGATGAAATATTCATTGTGCCACAAAACGGGGAGCAGAATG attCCAACGACGAATCTCAGATAGAACTGCAAGTGTCTGGCGACGAGGAGACCGCCAACGCGATCATAGCCGCTGCTAAAGAACAgg gTGGAGCCTTCATAAAGGTGCAGTCTGGTGAAATGTTCCGAGTGAAGTCTGTGCAGAGCAAAGTTGAAGATGACCCGTTAGTGGAACGGCCT ctTTCAACAATCGAGTTAGTGGAGCGAGACGGGTCTTTGTACAAGTGCGTTCTGTGTGAGAACGCCAAGAAGAATAAGGATGAAAATGatg ACACAACGGAAGACAACTCATCCTctcaggattcgaacccgggCTTCTCGACTAAGAAACCGGACAGCATCGTGGAACACATGAAGCAGATTCACAACTCTAGAGTGTATGTGTGCGCGGACTGTGGCATAGTTATTAGAAAGAGGGCCGAATACAATAAACATATTG CAACGCATAGTGGCGCCTCACAGCCACAGAAAAAGCAACACGAGTGTGATATTTGCCATAAACGTTGTGG ATCCCGCAACCTCCTAATAGaacatatgaactatcataaAGGCAACAAGCCGTACTGCTGTGAAGAGTGTGGGAAGAGATTCTCGTCTAAATATACATATCAGGCTCACTTGAAGACGCATATG GACCGCCCGCGCCCCTTCAAATGCAAACAATGCAGCAAGGCTTTCTTCACACAACAGAACTTGGCGCAGCACGAGAAAACACACTGGGGGGTCAAGGACTTCATATGTAAAGTTTGTG GTAAAGCATTCGGCACCCAGCACAACTTAGAAGTCCACGGAGTAGTCCACTCCGGCCTGAAGCCATTCGCGTGTGGAGTGTGCGGGAAGGCATTCGCGAGGAAGGCCGAGATCAGAGATCACATCCGGACACATACAG GAGAGCGTCCATTCGCGTGCAACATATGCGGCGCAACATTCTCGCAGCGAAGCAACCTGACGTCCCACGCGAGAGCCACGCACACGGGCGACAAGCGACACAAGTGTGAAACGTGCGGGAAGACTTTCAAACGACGCAG ACTGTTAGACTACCACACAAAAGCCGCCCACACCGGCGAGAGGCCGTACCAGTGTGAAGTGTGTCGCGCCACATTTGTGTATCCGGAGCACTACAAGAAACACATCCGGATACATACGGGCGAGAAGCCTTATGTTTGCGAG GTGTGCGGCAAATCATTCAACACTCGCGACAACCGCAACGCTCACCGCTTCGTTCACTCCGACAAGAAGCCGTACGAGTGTCTTGTTTGCGCGCAAGGATTCATGAGGAAACCGCTACTGTTGGCTCATATGAACGCTAGC GGTCACATGACTGAATCAATAGTGGTGAATCAACCGAGAGTGTCGCAGGAAGAAAATGATTCG ttcCGAATACCCGCACTGGAAGAAAATCCGTTAGAACTAGAGAATGAGG ATTCTCAAAACGAAGACATCTCAAAAGTGTTCATTCAAGGGGAAAATAAGATTATCGTGCAAGGTG CTCCGGAAAGCGATGATTCAACTTTGCTATCATTAGCGC aAAACCTAGTGGAGGGCAGTGGGAAAATAGACGCCAGTATATTGGAGTCAATCACTACCGCAGATTTAGAGAAAGGCACACag ATAGTGGCTAACGATGAGAACGGTGCGACGGTGCGTCTCGTGCAGATACAACTAGCTGACGGAGGCACCGGCTGGATCGCCATCAACTAG